A stretch of DNA from Plantibacter sp. Leaf314:
CCGATTGTCGAACGCGAATGCCGTGCAGATCGGCTCGTCCCTCGTGACGGTCGCCGTCGCGGTCGCCCTGCTCGCCGCGCTCCTGGGCCTGCCGCCGGTGGTGCCGATCGCCGCCTGGGTGGTGAGCGGTGGCGGGATGGGGCTCATGTTCCCGCGGCTCAGCGTCATGACGCTCGCGTACTCGGACGAGCGCTCGCAGGGGTTCAACAGCGCGGCCATGTCGATCGGCGATGCGATCGGCGGTGCGCTCGCCCTCGCCGCGACCGGGCTGGCGTTCACCGCGCTCGACGGCTCCGTCGGCCTCGCGGGTGCGGGCTGGGTCGCCTCAGGTGGGGTCGCATTCGCCGGCTGCTTCGCGATCGCGCTGCTCGCCGGTGTCGCGGCCGTCGTCGTCGCGCGACGCGTGCGTCGGCCGGAACCGTCCCGCGCGGACGGGTGAGTCGGACCGCAGTCGCCTGGGTAGTGCTGCGGTGCGTGGGGGGTAGCGTCGCCCACGCATCGCTGCAGTGCCCAGGGGATGTGCGCGAGATCGAGGACGAGGGCCTCGGGTAAGGTCGACGTCGATCGTGCAGGTACCCGCGACGGCTGTCGCCGGGAGGGCTCGCGCAGACGAGGAGTGTGATGCAGGACCCGACGACCGCTCACCCCGATCGGCCCGTCCACCGGTCACCTGTCTGGCCGCACCTCCTCGCGCTCGGCATCGTCGCGGGGACCGTGATCGTCGGCCTCCTCGTCTACCCCTCCGCTCCGGACCCGATGCCGGTCCATTTCGACGCCGCACTCCGGCCGGACGCCTGGGTGGGCAAGAATCTCGGCGGGTTCCTCCTCCCGGCGATCATCGGCGCCGCGGTCGTCGTAGTCTTCTGGATCGTCGCCGCCTGTGTACCGCTCGCCGGAACGACCCGACCGGATGACGAGCCACGGGCCACTGCCTCGACGTGGGCCACGCAACTCTCGCCTCGCCCCGAGGTGACGGCGGCCACCATGGCGGCGACCATGCGGCTGCTGGGGAACCTGACCATCGCGACCGCCGCCCTCATCGCCGTCCTCGCGATCGCCACCTGGTTCGGTGTGCCCTCGTGGATGGCACCGTGGCTGCTTCCACTGCTGATGGCGGTGTTCTTCGGATCACTCGCCGTGTCGTGCGTGCGCGTGGTCCGAGCGCAGCGCGCGGTCGTCTGAGGGCGTTCGCGTGCGCGAGGGCTCCCGAAGCCGCGTACCCTTGATGCGTACGTCTCGGCTCGTCCCCCCAGTGACCGCTCCTCGTGTCTCGGAGCCGGAGACTGCAGAAGGACTCTCTTGAGCGACGAATGCAAACACGGTTTCGACAACGGCCTCTGCGCGACCTGCTTCCCACCCCCGCCGCGTGAGGTGCCGGTCGCCGAAGCGCCGGCCCCGAAGGTCCGTCGGTCGACCGTCGCACCCTCCCTGCGCGAGCCGGCCCCGACCCGCGTCCGCGCCGCCGCGACCACGAAGACGGCCACCCGTGCCGCCGCCGCATTGCCGGTCGTGCGCGTCGGCGAACAGCGCCTGTACCACGTCACCCACATCCGCAACCTCGAGCGCATCCTCGAGACCGGGAGCATCCTCCCCGTCGCCTCCGCGGCCCTCCCCGACGGCCCCGTCGTCGACATCGCCGCCCCCAGCCACCGCGACGCACGCCGCACCATGGTCCTCGCGGGCACGGACGGCCTGACCCCGGCCGACTTCGTCCCCTTCTTCCTCACGCCGGACGCCGACCTCTGGGCCGGCATCCGCGCCGGCGAGGGCGACATCCGCCTGTCCGCCGACGCACTCGCCTCCGCGGTGAACGACTACGTCGTGCTCGTCACCACGATCGACGGCGCCTCGGTGCACCCCGGCGAGTTCGACGCCGACACCGGCCGGCCGTCCCGCGCACGGGTCGTGGTCGCCGACGGTGACGCGTCCCACGTGCTCACGAGCATCGGCGCCAACGCGATGACCGCCGACCGCATGGTGCAGCGCTTCGCCACCGACGAGGACCCTGGCGCCCTCCGCCGGGCCGAGGTGCTCGTCGAGGACGCCGTCCCGTTCGACCGCATCACCGTGATCGGCGTCGCGACCGTGAACGTCCGCGAACACGTCAAGCGGCTCGTCGCCACCGCCGGCCTCCGCACGAAGGTCGCCGCCTACACGCCCTGGTTCCAGGAGCACGTCGCCGAGTAGCTCGGAGCGCTACTCGTCCGTCCGCGTTCGCAACTCAGGACGCCGGCGGCGCGTCGGCCGTATCCGACGACGGTCACGCACGGCTCACCGCCGCGCTCCTGAATGGTGAACCGGACAGAGACGGGGCAGGGGGCAGACTGGCCGCTCAGGTGCGGGGCGGGGTGCTCTCGCGGAGCACGACGGTCGCGCCGACCGGTTCGACCGTGGTGCTGTCCGTCGCCGGGTCGAGCGCGAGCCGGACCGCATGCTCGCCGACCGCCTCGAGCGGCACCGCGACCGTGGTGAGCGCGGGCGTCACATCGCGCGAGGTCGCGATGTCGTCGTAGCCCGCGACCGCGAGGTCCGCCGGCAGTGAGAGTCCCGCCGCGCGGAACGCGGACATCGCCCCGATGGCCATGACGTCGCTGACGGCGAAGACCAGCTCGACGCCGTCGAGCCCCTGCTGGAGGAGTTGCTCGGCACCGTGGCGCCCGCCGTCGCGGCTGAAGTCCGCCCGGACGATCCTCGACGGGTGGATCGCGATCCCGTGCTCGGCCAGGCCGTCGGCGAAGCCGCGCACGCGTTCGCGGGCGGTGAGGAGCCGGTCGTCACCCGCGATGACGGCGAACCGGCGGTACCCGGCGGCGACGAGGGCGCGCGCGAGCTCCCGGGCGCCGGTGGCGTTGCCGAGTTGCACCGTGGCGAACGGCAGGGTCCGCTGCGAGACGAGCACCACCCGGCCGCCCGTGGACTCGTACGCCGCGAGCTCCTCGGCCAGCCGATGTTCGGAGGCGACACCGTCCCACCGGCTGCCGGTGAGGATGATCGCCCGCGGTCGCTGCCCCCGGAGCACCCGCACGAGTTCCAGCTCCCGCTCCGCATCGCGATGCGTGACGGCCATCGTGGTGGCGATGCGCTGTTCGTCGGCCGCGCGGATCGCCCCCGCCGCGATCGACGAGAAGTACGGGTCGGCGATGTCGCTGACGAGGAGCGAGATCGTCGTCGACAGGCCCTTCGCGACCGCCTGGGCGGAGAGGTTCGGCGTGTAGTTCAACCGGAGTGCGGCGTCGAGCACGCGGCGGCGGAAGGTCTCGTTGACCGTGCGGGTGCTGCCGTTCAGGGCGCGCGACGCGGTGGCGAGGGACACCCCCGCCTCACGGGCGACGTCGTGCAGCGTCGGCGGGACCGGCGTCGCACGGTGGTCGTCGACCGTCATGGTGCTCCTTCGTACTGGCGGCTGCTGAGACACACTCTGCCACAGCGCGGCCGTGGGGATCAGGGGTGGAGATCCGCGGCATCAGGGGGATCGAGGTGCGGGACGACCGCCGACCGGAACGTCTCGACGGTGCGCGCGACCACCGCGTCGAACGGGGCGTCCCAGATCTCCTGGTTGAACAGCTCGACCTCGACGTCGCCGGTGTACCCGGCGACCTCGACGGCCCGGGTGAGCGAGGCGAAGTCGACGACGCCGTCGCCCGGGTAGTGCCGGGCCAGGAGGACGTCCGCGGGCAGTGGGGTCGCCCAGTCGCAGGCCTGGTAGCTGGAGATCCGGCCGGTCGCGCCCGCTCGGGCGATCTGCTCGAGGACCTGCGGGTCCCACCAGAGGTGGAAGGTGTCGACGACGACGCCGACCGCCTCCGGGGCGAACTGCTCGGCGATGTCGAGCGCCTGACCGAGCGTCGAGACCACGGCGCGATCCGACGCGTACATGGGGTGCAACGGTTCGATGGCGAGCTGGACCCCGGACTCGAGGGCGTGGTCGGCGAGTTCGCCGATCGCGTCGCGGACGAGTTCGCGGGCGCCGACGATGTCGCGGGAGCCCTCGGGGAGGCCGCCGACGACGAGGACGAGGGCCGGGGCGCCGAGGGCTGCGGCTTCGTCGACCGCCGTGCGGTTGTCGTCGATCGAGGCGCGGCGGGCCGGGCCCTCCGGCATGGTGAAGAACCCGCCGCGGCAGAGGCTCGAGACGCGCAGGCCCGCATCGGTGAGGAGTCGGGCGGACGCGGCGACGCCGTACTCCTGCACCGGTTCCCGCCAGGCGCCGAAGCTCGTGACGCCGGCGGCAGCGACGGCCGCGACCGCCTCGGGCAGGGTCGCGTACTTGATGGTCGCCTGGTTGATCGAGAGTCGCGCGTGCGGGGTGGTGCCGCCGCTCACCGGTTCCTGAGTCTGTCGAAGGGTGGTGGTGCTCATCGGGCTCCTCCCGCCGTGGTCAGCGTGCCGACGACCCCGGCCGTACGCAGCAGGCCCGTCCAGCGCTCGGCGGCGAGCTCCGGGTGCTCGAGTGCGCCGGCGGCGTCGGCCAGGCGGACGATCTCGGACAGGTGCGGGATGCTCCGAGCCGCTTGCAGACCACCGACCATCGAGAACGCCGGCTGGTGCCCGTTCAACCAACTGAGGAAGGCGATGCCCGTCTTGTAGTAGTAGGTGGGCGCGGCGAAGATCTGACGGGACAGGGCCTCGGTCGGGCGGAGGATCCGCTCGTACCCGGCGGGGTCGCCCGCGTCGAGGGCCTGGATCGCCGCGGAGGCCGCCGGGGCGATCGCCGTGAACGCGCCGAGCAGGGCGTCGGAGTGGCCCTGCTCGTCGCCGGCGATGAGGTCGACGTAGTTGAAGTCGTCGCCCGTGAACATCGTGGTCCCGGACGGGAGTCGGCGGCGCACGGCGATCTCCGCGTCCGCGTCGAGCAGACTCATCTTGACCCCGGCGACGTGGTCGGCGTTGTCGGCCATGATCCGCAGGAGGGTGTCCGAGGCGGCTGCGACGTCCGTGGACCCGAGGTACCCGGCGAGGCTCGGATCGAACGCGGTGCCGAGCCAGTGGAGGACCACCGGCGACTGCGCCGCGGACAGGACGCGGTCGTAGACGCGACGGTAGTCGTCGGCACCCTGCGCTGCCCGGGCGAGGTGCCGGCTCGCCATGAGGACCGTCCCGGCCCCGGCGTCCTCCGCGAAGGCGAGCTGTTCGAGATAGGCGTCGGTGACCGCGTCGAGTGAGACCTGCTCCTCGGCGAGGTGGTCGGTGTTCACGCCGACGACGAGCGCCCCGCCCACCGATGCGGCCTCGGCGGCGCTCCGCGTGATCAGCTCACGGGTGGCGGCCGTGTCGAGCCCCATGTTGCGTTGGGCGGTGTCCATCGCGTCGGCGACGCCGAGGCCGAAGGACCAGACGTGGTGCCGGTAGGCAAGGGTCGCATCCCAGTCGAGGTCCGCCGGGGCACCGGGGACGTTGTCGGCCCAGGCCTTCGGCACGACGTGCGCGGCGGCGTATGCGGTGCGACTCGACAGCGGGGCGGTGGGGCGCGTGGCGGCGACCGGTTCGCGGAGGTCGAGGGACGTGACCTCGCCCTCCGTCGAGAGCAGGCGGACGCTGGTCATCGGGCGACCGACGCTTCGAGGGACGCGAGCTCGTCGGCCGAGCCGTCGCCCGCTCCGAGCGTGACCTCCGGCAGGTCGAGACGACGACCGGAGCGAGAGCTCTCGAGGCCCAGCTCCGCGAGCAGTACGCCGCGTGCGCCGGCGAGCAGGTCGAACTCGTACGGGCCGTCCTCGACGACGTGGCGGATGAACTCCTCCCACTGCGTCTTGAAGCCGTTCTCGAACACGTCGTTCGTCGGGACGTCCTGCCAGTCGGCCGCGTAGTCGTGGTCGTCGGCGAGATCGGGGTTCCACACCGGCTTCGGGGTGACGTTCCGCGGCTGCACCTTGCATCCGAACAGCCCGGCGACGGCGGAACCGTGGGTGCCGTCGACCTGGAACTGGACGAGCTCGTCGCGGTCGACGCGGACGGTCCAGCTGGAGTTGAGCTGGGCCACGACACCGCCCTCCAGCTCGAAGATGCCGTAGGCGGCGTCGTCCGCGGTCGCCGCGTAGGCCGAGCCGCGCTCGTCGAAGCGTTCCGGGATGTGGGTCGTCGCCTTCGCGTAGACGGACTCGACCCGGCCGAAGAGGTTCTCGAGCACGTAGCTCCAGTGCGGGAACATGTCGACGACGATGCCGCCGCCGTCCTCGGAGCGGTAGTTCCAGCTGGGGCGCTGGGCCGGCTGCCAGTCGCCCTCGAACACCCAGTAGCCGAACTCGCCACGCACGGAGAGGATGCGGCCGAAGAAGCCGGAGTCGATGAGTCGCTTGAGCTTCCGGAGGCCGGGCAGGTACAGCTTGTCGTGCACGACGCCGTTCTTGACGCCGGCCTCGGCCGCGAGGCGCGCGAGTTCGAGGGCCTCCTCGAAGGTCTCGGCCGTCGGCTTCTCGGTGTAGATCGTCTTGCCGGCGGCGATCGCCTTGCGGAGTGCCGTCGCGCGGGCCTTGGTGACGAGGAAGTCGGCGTAGATGTCCCAGCGCGGGTCGGCGAGCACCGCGTCGAGGTCGGTGGAGGTGTGCTCGACACCGTGCTTCGCGGCGAGTTCGTCGAGGGTCGCCTGATTGCGGCCGACGAGGATGAGTTCGATCTGACGACGGCTGCCGTCGGAGAGCTGGACGCCGCCCTGCTCCTGGATCGCGAGCAGCGACCGCACGAGGTGCTGCCGGTAGCCCATGCGCCCGGTGGCGCCGTTGACGATGATCCCGATGGTCTGCTCTGACACGGTGGCTCTTTCTCTCGATCGCGTTGTAGCCCTGCGGCGACGATGCCGTCAGGAAAGCGTTTACCGGTCACTGTAGAACGAGAGGCGACGACGTGGCAAGGGATTCCTGCGATCGCCGCGGAACCGATCCGGATTCGCGTAACGATGCCGGATGAATCGTTGCATCGGTCGTCGGGGCCGTGATAGAACTTGATGCAGCTCAGCCGGGAAACGCTTTCCGGCAGTGTCATCAACGACGATCGACAAGGAGGTCCGACGTGTACCGTGCAGTTGCAACGGCGCCCAGGACGACGTTCACGAGGGGCACTCGGTGAGCGCGCTCGGCGAGCTCCGCAAGCTCAGCGCAGGCAAGCGCCCACAGACCGCGGCCGAGAAGGCCTTCATCAAGAAGGACAACCGCCGCGACAACAAGGCGGCGTACCTGTTCCTCCTGCCCTGGCTCATCGGCCTCGCGGTCATCACCGTCGGCCCCATGGTCGCCTCGCTCGCCCTGTCCTTCACGAAGTACAACCTGCTGCAGGCGCCGACCTTCATCGGGTTCGACAACTTCATCCGGATGATGAGCGACGAGCGACTCCACAACTCGCTCGGCGTGACCTTCGTCTACGTCTTCGTCTCGGTGCCGCTCCAACTCGCGGCCGCACTGGCGCTCGCGGCGCTCCTCGACCGCGGGCTCCGCGGCCTCGCGATCTACCGATCCGTGTACTACCTGCCGTCGCTCCTCGGATCCTCCGTCGCGATCGCCGTGCTGTGGAAGCAGGTGTTCGGCGGCGAGGGCCTCGTGAACCAGTTCATCGCGATCTTCGGCATCGAAGGACGCAGCTGGATCGCCGACCCGTCGACGGCCCTCTCCACCCTCATCACGCTCAACGTGTGGACCTTCGGTGCGCCGATGGTGATCTTCCTCGCCGGCCTCCGGCAGATCCCCGTCATGTACCACGAGGCGGCGCAGATGGACGGGGCGTCGAAGTGGCAGCGCTTCACCAAGATCACCCTGCCGCTGCTCACGCCGATCATCTTCTTCAACCTCGTGCTGCAGATCATCCACGCGTTCCAGGCCTTCACGCAGGCCTTCATCGTGTCGGGCGGAACGGGCGGCCCAGCCGACTCGACGCTGTT
This window harbors:
- a CDS encoding sugar phosphate isomerase/epimerase; amino-acid sequence: MSTTTLRQTQEPVSGGTTPHARLSINQATIKYATLPEAVAAVAAAGVTSFGAWREPVQEYGVAASARLLTDAGLRVSSLCRGGFFTMPEGPARRASIDDNRTAVDEAAALGAPALVLVVGGLPEGSRDIVGARELVRDAIGELADHALESGVQLAIEPLHPMYASDRAVVSTLGQALDIAEQFAPEAVGVVVDTFHLWWDPQVLEQIARAGATGRISSYQACDWATPLPADVLLARHYPGDGVVDFASLTRAVEVAGYTGDVEVELFNQEIWDAPFDAVVARTVETFRSAVVPHLDPPDAADLHP
- a CDS encoding DUF1648 domain-containing protein, whose product is MQDPTTAHPDRPVHRSPVWPHLLALGIVAGTVIVGLLVYPSAPDPMPVHFDAALRPDAWVGKNLGGFLLPAIIGAAVVVVFWIVAACVPLAGTTRPDDEPRATASTWATQLSPRPEVTAATMAATMRLLGNLTIATAALIAVLAIATWFGVPSWMAPWLLPLLMAVFFGSLAVSCVRVVRAQRAVV
- a CDS encoding Gfo/Idh/MocA family protein, yielding MGYRQHLVRSLLAIQEQGGVQLSDGSRRQIELILVGRNQATLDELAAKHGVEHTSTDLDAVLADPRWDIYADFLVTKARATALRKAIAAGKTIYTEKPTAETFEEALELARLAAEAGVKNGVVHDKLYLPGLRKLKRLIDSGFFGRILSVRGEFGYWVFEGDWQPAQRPSWNYRSEDGGGIVVDMFPHWSYVLENLFGRVESVYAKATTHIPERFDERGSAYAATADDAAYGIFELEGGVVAQLNSSWTVRVDRDELVQFQVDGTHGSAVAGLFGCKVQPRNVTPKPVWNPDLADDHDYAADWQDVPTNDVFENGFKTQWEEFIRHVVEDGPYEFDLLAGARGVLLAELGLESSRSGRRLDLPEVTLGAGDGSADELASLEASVAR
- a CDS encoding LacI family DNA-binding transcriptional regulator, which translates into the protein MTVDDHRATPVPPTLHDVAREAGVSLATASRALNGSTRTVNETFRRRVLDAALRLNYTPNLSAQAVAKGLSTTISLLVSDIADPYFSSIAAGAIRAADEQRIATTMAVTHRDAERELELVRVLRGQRPRAIILTGSRWDGVASEHRLAEELAAYESTGGRVVLVSQRTLPFATVQLGNATGARELARALVAAGYRRFAVIAGDDRLLTARERVRGFADGLAEHGIAIHPSRIVRADFSRDGGRHGAEQLLQQGLDGVELVFAVSDVMAIGAMSAFRAAGLSLPADLAVAGYDDIATSRDVTPALTTVAVPLEAVGEHAVRLALDPATDSTTVEPVGATVVLRESTPPRT
- a CDS encoding dihydrodipicolinate synthase family protein, whose product is MTSVRLLSTEGEVTSLDLREPVAATRPTAPLSSRTAYAAAHVVPKAWADNVPGAPADLDWDATLAYRHHVWSFGLGVADAMDTAQRNMGLDTAATRELITRSAAEAASVGGALVVGVNTDHLAEEQVSLDAVTDAYLEQLAFAEDAGAGTVLMASRHLARAAQGADDYRRVYDRVLSAAQSPVVLHWLGTAFDPSLAGYLGSTDVAAASDTLLRIMADNADHVAGVKMSLLDADAEIAVRRRLPSGTTMFTGDDFNYVDLIAGDEQGHSDALLGAFTAIAPAASAAIQALDAGDPAGYERILRPTEALSRQIFAAPTYYYKTGIAFLSWLNGHQPAFSMVGGLQAARSIPHLSEIVRLADAAGALEHPELAAERWTGLLRTAGVVGTLTTAGGAR
- a CDS encoding carbohydrate ABC transporter permease, with product MSALGELRKLSAGKRPQTAAEKAFIKKDNRRDNKAAYLFLLPWLIGLAVITVGPMVASLALSFTKYNLLQAPTFIGFDNFIRMMSDERLHNSLGVTFVYVFVSVPLQLAAALALAALLDRGLRGLAIYRSVYYLPSLLGSSVAIAVLWKQVFGGEGLVNQFIAIFGIEGRSWIADPSTALSTLITLNVWTFGAPMVIFLAGLRQIPVMYHEAAQMDGASKWQRFTKITLPLLTPIIFFNLVLQIIHAFQAFTQAFIVSGGTGGPADSTLFYTLYLYNRGFSNFDMGYASAMAWFLLLIIGVFTAINFWASKYWVNYDD
- a CDS encoding DarT ssDNA thymidine ADP-ribosyltransferase family protein, translated to MSDECKHGFDNGLCATCFPPPPREVPVAEAPAPKVRRSTVAPSLREPAPTRVRAAATTKTATRAAAALPVVRVGEQRLYHVTHIRNLERILETGSILPVASAALPDGPVVDIAAPSHRDARRTMVLAGTDGLTPADFVPFFLTPDADLWAGIRAGEGDIRLSADALASAVNDYVVLVTTIDGASVHPGEFDADTGRPSRARVVVADGDASHVLTSIGANAMTADRMVQRFATDEDPGALRRAEVLVEDAVPFDRITVIGVATVNVREHVKRLVATAGLRTKVAAYTPWFQEHVAE